The following proteins are co-located in the Oceanimonas sp. GK1 genome:
- a CDS encoding iron ABC transporter permease, whose translation MTPAAGSGRYKAIVWRRQLILLGLAAALLLSLCADLALGPARYELGEVIRALFLPDSVPLQVRVVLWEIRMPIALMAVVVGAALAVAGAQMQTILNNPLASPFTLGISAAASFGAALALAFGVAFIPAAIAWMVPLNAFIMAMLAALLIHLLSARRGMTVNSIVLLGIALVFTFNALLALVQFFASTEALSAVVFWTMGSLSKATWPKLAITTLALVLVLPVFVRRAWALTALRLGEDKAASFGVKVGRLRLETLLLVSLLAAIPVSFVGTIGFIGLVGPHIARMIIGEDQRFFLPASALAGALILSVSSVVSKSLVSGTIFPIGVVTSLIGIPFFVSLILSQTRRSW comes from the coding sequence ATGACCCCGGCCGCCGGCAGCGGCCGTTACAAGGCCATCGTCTGGCGGCGGCAGCTGATCCTGCTGGGGCTGGCCGCCGCGCTGCTGCTCAGCCTGTGCGCCGACCTAGCCCTGGGCCCGGCCCGCTACGAGCTGGGCGAGGTGATACGGGCGCTGTTCCTGCCCGACTCGGTGCCGCTGCAGGTACGGGTGGTGCTGTGGGAAATCCGCATGCCGATCGCACTGATGGCGGTGGTGGTGGGCGCGGCGCTGGCGGTGGCCGGCGCCCAGATGCAGACCATCCTCAACAACCCGCTGGCCAGCCCCTTCACCCTGGGCATTTCCGCCGCCGCCAGCTTCGGCGCGGCCCTGGCCCTGGCCTTCGGGGTGGCCTTTATCCCGGCGGCCATCGCCTGGATGGTGCCGCTCAACGCCTTTATCATGGCCATGCTGGCAGCCCTGCTTATTCACCTGCTCAGCGCCCGGCGCGGCATGACGGTCAACAGCATAGTGCTGCTCGGCATCGCCCTGGTATTCACCTTCAACGCCCTGTTGGCGCTGGTGCAGTTTTTCGCCTCGACCGAGGCCCTGTCAGCGGTGGTGTTCTGGACCATGGGCAGCCTCAGCAAGGCCACCTGGCCCAAGCTGGCCATCACCACCCTGGCGCTGGTGCTGGTGCTGCCGGTGTTCGTCCGCCGGGCCTGGGCGCTGACCGCCCTGCGCCTGGGTGAAGACAAGGCGGCGAGCTTCGGCGTCAAGGTTGGCCGGCTGCGGCTGGAAACCCTGCTGCTGGTAAGCCTGCTGGCGGCCATTCCGGTGTCCTTCGTCGGCACCATCGGCTTTATCGGCCTGGTCGGGCCCCATATCGCGCGCATGATCATCGGCGAGGATCAGCGCTTCTTTCTGCCGGCCTCGGCACTGGCCGGGGCGCTGATCCTCTCGGTCAGCTCGGTGGTGAGCAAGTCGCTGGTAAGCGGCACCATCTTCCCCATCGGCGTGGTGACCTCGCTGATTGGCATTCCCTTCTTCGTTTCCCTTATCCTGTCCCAGACGAGGCGCTCATGGTAA